A region of uncultured Carboxylicivirga sp. DNA encodes the following proteins:
- the citF gene encoding citrate lyase subunit alpha: MSDKLIKNAAGRWVPETVNGEKIVPFMGVGKYKPEGNKMAPRISSCADYPLDGNKQVKDLEEALIRAGLKDGMTISTHHHFRNGDLVANMVFDVAKKLGVKNLRWFPSASFPCHNHLIPYLEDGTISHIEGSMNGPLGKFCSEGKMSKIAVLRSHGGRYQAVQDGEVKIDIAVIAASCADTFGNANGINGESNSGLLGFALADSQYADKVIVVTDTLVPFPCVPWQIQGNYVDFTVLVDKVGIPEKIVSGTTQITKSPDRLLIAEMTAQFCEVTGIIHDGFSFQAGAGGTALSIGIYFGDIMRRKGIKARFARGGSNQYLVNLLEEGLVEYILDGQTFDLEGVRSMRENPNHVWTSPFTSYNYHGKGNFAGLVDVVILGATEVDVNFNANVVTHSDGYLMHGIGGWQNCLFSKTVILPLPLFRDRIPVIVDEVTTLCGPGELIDVIVTERGIAINPLRSDLIDKVKDSALPVKTIQQLKEEAEHICGKPERPMSNDKIVAAIKWVDGTVIDVVRQVADQ; this comes from the coding sequence ATGTCGGATAAATTAATAAAGAATGCTGCCGGACGTTGGGTACCTGAAACGGTAAATGGGGAGAAAATCGTTCCATTTATGGGTGTTGGAAAATATAAGCCTGAAGGAAATAAAATGGCACCCAGAATATCGTCATGTGCAGATTATCCTTTGGATGGAAATAAACAGGTTAAAGACCTGGAGGAAGCTTTGATAAGAGCCGGTTTAAAGGATGGTATGACTATTTCGACTCATCATCATTTCCGAAATGGTGATTTGGTTGCCAATATGGTGTTTGATGTAGCAAAGAAGTTGGGTGTGAAGAACCTGCGTTGGTTTCCATCAGCCTCTTTTCCTTGTCATAATCATCTGATTCCCTATCTCGAAGATGGAACCATCAGTCATATAGAGGGAAGCATGAACGGGCCACTCGGCAAATTTTGCAGTGAAGGTAAAATGTCAAAGATAGCTGTTCTGCGTTCTCACGGTGGTCGTTATCAAGCTGTTCAGGATGGAGAGGTGAAGATAGATATAGCTGTGATTGCAGCTTCGTGTGCCGATACTTTTGGTAATGCCAATGGTATTAATGGTGAATCAAACAGCGGATTGCTGGGTTTTGCTTTAGCCGATTCGCAATATGCCGATAAGGTGATTGTAGTTACAGATACCTTGGTCCCATTTCCATGTGTTCCCTGGCAGATTCAAGGCAATTATGTTGATTTTACTGTTTTAGTTGATAAAGTAGGCATACCTGAAAAAATAGTATCGGGAACTACCCAGATAACAAAAAGCCCCGATCGGCTTCTTATAGCTGAGATGACAGCCCAATTCTGTGAGGTCACAGGTATCATTCATGATGGATTTTCATTTCAGGCAGGCGCCGGCGGAACAGCTCTATCCATAGGTATTTATTTTGGTGATATCATGCGTCGAAAGGGTATTAAGGCCCGTTTTGCCCGTGGCGGAAGTAACCAATATTTAGTAAATCTGCTGGAAGAAGGTCTGGTGGAATACATTCTGGATGGTCAGACTTTTGATTTGGAAGGAGTACGATCCATGCGAGAGAATCCGAATCATGTCTGGACAAGTCCTTTTACCAGCTATAACTACCATGGTAAAGGTAACTTCGCCGGACTGGTTGATGTAGTGATTTTGGGTGCTACTGAGGTTGATGTCAATTTCAATGCTAATGTGGTAACCCACTCCGATGGTTATCTGATGCATGGTATCGGTGGATGGCAGAATTGTTTATTCTCAAAAACAGTCATTCTACCGTTACCCTTATTCCGTGATCGTATTCCTGTCATTGTAGATGAGGTAACCACACTTTGCGGACCTGGAGAATTAATTGATGTTATAGTAACTGAACGTGGTATCGCCATAAATCCATTACGATCTGATTTGATTGATAAGGTGAAAGATTCAGCTTTACCTGTTAAAACCATTCAACAACTGAAAGAAGAGGCAGAGCATATTTGTGGCAAACCCGAGCGGCCAATGTCAAATGATAAAATTGTAGCTGCCATCAAATGGGTTGACGGAACCGTGATTGATGTGGTACGTCAGGTGGCTGATCAATAA
- a CDS encoding aldolase/citrate lyase family protein, whose translation MIAQAGNMGDAIRSDCFVRLELKEQGGICVNVRSKVGKLYGNQINKLCREILQFFGLKHAVFSLEDKGALSFVIAARIEAAIHQLIITDQTYLTSLEDGNKMASPQDLIRRSRLYLPGNNPKLMLNAGIYGADGVILDLEDSVAPDKKEEARILVRNALRSVNFYGAERMVRINQLPSGLDDIDWISNEGVNLILIPKCESANDIHLAEERIKQVKKDKTFAIHLMPIIESALGVQNAYAIASASENVVALAIGLEDYTADIGAQRTNEARESFYARSAIVNAAKASGKQAIDSVFSDIEDMDALTKNIAESKALGFTGMGCIHPRQISYINQGYAPNDTEIEKAKKIVNAFQIALENGSGVVALGSKMIDPPVVKRAQKLIDMAVLTGKLSKDWREAYVG comes from the coding sequence ATGATTGCACAAGCAGGAAATATGGGTGATGCAATACGTTCTGATTGTTTTGTTCGACTTGAACTTAAAGAGCAGGGAGGTATTTGTGTTAATGTAAGAAGTAAAGTTGGTAAGCTATATGGTAATCAAATTAACAAACTGTGTCGCGAGATTTTACAGTTTTTTGGTTTAAAACATGCAGTTTTTAGTTTAGAAGACAAAGGAGCATTGTCTTTTGTGATTGCTGCACGTATTGAAGCAGCCATACATCAACTTATTATTACTGATCAAACCTATCTCACAAGTTTAGAGGATGGCAATAAAATGGCTTCCCCACAGGATCTTATTCGTCGATCTCGTTTATATCTTCCGGGTAATAATCCAAAGTTGATGCTTAATGCTGGCATTTATGGGGCTGATGGAGTAATTCTTGATTTAGAAGACAGTGTGGCTCCGGATAAGAAAGAAGAAGCCCGTATCCTTGTAAGAAATGCCTTACGATCAGTTAATTTTTATGGAGCTGAGCGGATGGTCCGGATTAATCAACTTCCTTCGGGATTGGATGATATAGACTGGATTTCCAATGAAGGAGTCAATCTGATATTAATACCCAAATGCGAAAGTGCTAATGATATTCATCTTGCAGAGGAAAGAATAAAACAAGTGAAGAAGGATAAGACTTTTGCTATTCACTTGATGCCTATAATTGAAAGTGCATTGGGAGTTCAAAATGCTTATGCGATTGCATCAGCATCAGAAAATGTAGTAGCTCTTGCTATTGGATTGGAAGATTATACAGCTGATATTGGAGCTCAACGAACCAACGAAGCCAGAGAATCATTTTATGCCCGATCAGCAATTGTGAATGCGGCTAAAGCGTCTGGTAAGCAGGCAATCGACTCTGTCTTCTCCGATATTGAAGATATGGATGCCTTGACCAAAAATATAGCAGAATCGAAAGCTCTGGGATTTACAGGCATGGGATGTATCCATCCACGTCAGATTAGTTATATCAATCAGGGATATGCCCCCAATGATACTGAAATTGAGAAAGCCAAGAAGATTGTAAATGCTTTTCAAATTGCTTTGGAGAATGGAAGTGGAGTTGTGGCTCTAGGGTCAAAGATGATTGACCCTCCTGTAGTAAAACGTGCACAGAAATTAATTGATATGGCTGTTCTAACCGGAAAGCTATCAAAAGACTGGAGGGAAGCGTATGTCGGATAA
- a CDS encoding mechanosensitive ion channel domain-containing protein, producing the protein MELFGYTIEMEEIQKLVITYGSKLIIGLLILIIGLWVIGLIVKGFKKVLTARSIDATLVPFLVSIVGVTLKVMLVISVITYLGVNMTSFVAILGAAGLAVGMALSGTLQNFAGGVILLILRPFKVGDYIEAQGYSGSVQEIQIFNTILLTPDNKKIIIPNGGLSTGAMINYSAQETRRVDFKFGIGYGDDIDKAKQVIAEVISRNDKVLNDPEPFIAVIEHGDNSVNIVTRVWANASDYWGVYFYMMEYVKKEFDAQGISIPFPQRDVHIIKE; encoded by the coding sequence ATGGAACTATTTGGTTATACAATTGAAATGGAGGAAATCCAGAAACTGGTTATTACTTATGGAAGTAAGCTGATTATTGGATTATTGATTCTTATTATTGGTCTTTGGGTCATAGGACTAATAGTAAAAGGTTTTAAAAAGGTACTTACTGCACGTAGTATTGACGCCACGCTCGTACCTTTCCTGGTTAGCATTGTTGGTGTTACCCTTAAAGTAATGTTGGTTATCAGTGTTATAACCTATCTGGGTGTAAATATGACATCCTTTGTTGCTATACTCGGTGCTGCTGGCTTGGCAGTAGGTATGGCATTATCAGGAACCTTACAAAATTTTGCCGGTGGAGTTATTTTATTAATTCTTCGTCCTTTTAAAGTGGGTGATTATATCGAAGCTCAGGGTTATTCTGGTAGTGTACAGGAGATTCAAATATTTAATACCATCCTTTTAACTCCTGATAACAAGAAAATAATTATTCCTAACGGAGGTCTTTCAACAGGTGCTATGATCAACTATTCTGCTCAGGAAACCCGAAGAGTTGATTTTAAATTTGGTATTGGTTATGGTGATGACATTGACAAGGCAAAACAAGTAATTGCGGAAGTTATTTCACGTAACGATAAAGTATTAAATGATCCGGAACCGTTCATTGCGGTTATCGAACATGGTGATAACTCTGTGAATATAGTAACACGTGTTTGGGCCAATGCGTCTGATTACTGGGGAGTTTATTTTTATATGATGGAATACGTGAAGAAGGAATTTGATGCTCAAGGTATTTCTATTCCGTTCCCACAACGAGATGTGCATATCATTAAAGAATAA
- a CDS encoding trimeric intracellular cation channel family protein, which produces MDPIIIFDYIGTMVFAISGTLTAAQKRLDLFGAMFIGFVTAIGGGTVRDIMLGNLPVTWIKTYEYFLLILLGIVLTVVFKKIVIKLKNTLFLFDTIGIGVFTVLGMEKTLELGISQPIAVVMGLISAVVGGIIRDTLCNEVPLIFHREIYATACIAGAIVYLALRNIGFPPLAYTWITVGTIITIRLIAVRYKLAIPLLTISDDQSSSNPK; this is translated from the coding sequence ATGGACCCAATTATTATCTTCGATTATATCGGAACCATGGTGTTTGCGATTAGTGGTACCCTAACGGCAGCTCAAAAAAGGCTGGATTTATTTGGTGCTATGTTTATTGGTTTTGTAACCGCAATTGGTGGAGGAACCGTGAGAGATATTATGCTCGGGAATTTACCTGTTACCTGGATTAAAACCTATGAATATTTCCTCCTTATCTTATTGGGAATTGTCCTAACCGTTGTGTTCAAAAAGATTGTAATCAAATTAAAGAATACCTTATTTCTTTTTGATACCATTGGCATTGGAGTATTCACCGTATTAGGAATGGAAAAAACACTTGAATTAGGTATTTCACAACCCATTGCTGTTGTGATGGGATTAATTTCGGCGGTTGTGGGAGGTATTATCAGGGATACACTTTGCAACGAAGTTCCTTTGATTTTTCATCGTGAGATATATGCCACTGCTTGTATTGCCGGTGCAATTGTTTATTTGGCTTTGCGAAATATTGGATTTCCTCCTTTGGCATACACATGGATTACAGTTGGAACAATCATCACCATTCGTTTGATTGCGGTACGATACAAACTGGCCATACCTCTACTAACCATTAGTGATGATCAGTCTTCTTCAAATCCTAAATAA
- a CDS encoding DUF3078 domain-containing protein, with translation MKKLIFGLICMISTSLSAQDAMKDTTYWTIGGTSSFTFNQVTLTNWSAGGKNSLAGTALFNTHFNYKKDKVNWDNLIDLGYGLTKQGTDNAFKSEDKIYVVSKYGYSAGKHWFYSGLLDFKTQFDNGFSDPPANTKKVSEFMAPGYLNLSLGMDYKPSDNFSLYISPLTSKMTIVLDDSLSSVGAYGVKKEKNLRAEYGASVKLTAKKANVIKNVDVATRLDLFSNLADNPQNVDVNWEVVFNAKVNDYLSAIASFNLIYDDDIDYTDSDGVNQGPQVQFKQLFGFGLSYKFGK, from the coding sequence ATGAAGAAATTAATTTTTGGACTGATTTGCATGATTAGTACGTCGTTGTCGGCACAGGATGCAATGAAGGATACTACTTACTGGACTATTGGAGGTACCTCTTCTTTTACTTTCAATCAGGTAACTTTAACCAACTGGTCTGCCGGAGGGAAAAACTCACTTGCCGGAACAGCTTTATTCAATACACATTTCAATTATAAGAAAGACAAGGTCAATTGGGATAATTTAATTGATCTTGGTTATGGATTGACAAAACAAGGAACTGATAACGCTTTCAAATCGGAAGATAAAATCTATGTAGTTTCCAAGTATGGATATTCTGCTGGTAAGCATTGGTTCTATTCTGGTTTACTTGATTTTAAAACGCAGTTTGACAATGGTTTTAGCGATCCACCGGCAAATACGAAGAAAGTATCGGAATTTATGGCACCTGGATACCTGAATCTTTCACTCGGTATGGATTATAAACCTTCAGATAATTTTTCCTTATACATTTCGCCATTAACTTCAAAAATGACTATTGTGCTGGATGATTCTCTTTCAAGTGTTGGGGCTTATGGCGTTAAAAAGGAGAAAAATCTTAGAGCAGAATATGGTGCATCAGTTAAATTAACTGCTAAAAAAGCGAATGTTATTAAAAATGTAGATGTGGCTACCCGTCTGGATTTGTTCTCTAATTTAGCTGATAATCCTCAAAATGTTGATGTCAACTGGGAAGTGGTTTTCAATGCCAAGGTAAATGATTATTTAAGCGCTATTGCTTCGTTTAACCTGATTTATGATGATGATATCGATTATACTGATAGTGACGGGGTAAATCAAGGACCACAGGTGCAGTTTAAACAATTATTCGGTTTTGGTTTGAGTTATAAGTTTGGAAAATAA
- a CDS encoding pirin family protein: protein MQHIIHKAEDRGHANHGWLDTWHSFSFAGYYNPSKIHFGALRVINDDTIAPGMGFGTHPHDNMEIITIPLEGAVKHADSAGHEEVIRVNEVQVMTAGSGIQHSEFNASQSETLKLLQIWIFPDEKNLQPGYSQHKYAESEFHNQIRPVVGGRKLDAPLKIHQNALISMGKFDAGQTVEYTFSDETNGLYTYLIEGEIEIDDKKLSRRDAIGVWETETIKLNISKDAHILFLEIPK from the coding sequence ATGCAACATATAATTCATAAAGCAGAAGATCGTGGCCATGCCAATCATGGCTGGCTCGATACCTGGCATAGCTTTAGCTTTGCCGGGTATTATAATCCTTCCAAAATTCATTTTGGAGCCTTGCGTGTAATTAATGACGACACCATTGCTCCTGGTATGGGATTCGGAACACATCCACATGATAACATGGAGATTATCACCATTCCATTGGAAGGAGCAGTTAAACATGCCGATAGTGCAGGTCATGAAGAAGTAATTAGAGTTAACGAGGTTCAGGTGATGACTGCAGGTTCAGGCATTCAACACTCTGAGTTTAATGCGTCACAATCAGAAACGCTAAAACTACTTCAGATCTGGATTTTTCCTGATGAAAAGAACCTTCAACCGGGTTATTCACAACATAAGTATGCTGAATCAGAATTTCATAATCAAATTAGACCTGTGGTAGGAGGTCGAAAGTTAGATGCTCCCTTAAAGATTCATCAGAATGCTCTTATAAGCATGGGTAAATTCGATGCTGGTCAAACAGTTGAATATACCTTTAGTGATGAAACAAATGGATTGTATACCTATTTAATTGAAGGAGAAATTGAAATCGATGACAAAAAACTAAGCCGTAGGGATGCCATCGGAGTTTGGGAAACTGAAACCATTAAACTGAACATTTCAAAAGATGCACACATACTATTTCTTGAAATACCGAAATAA
- a CDS encoding helix-turn-helix transcriptional regulator yields the protein MNQDIINKYLNPVKNTEQPFLLVSELQQLCSAARDANNTEHSHDFYTIYLLKEGDVNYSTAHLSEKIPTPGLLFIGPGILHRMEIAPTSMGSTVIFNNAFINLEQSTFFKDLPFFSDDQIYSLLPLTSKSADEYENLILMMKNEYNGELNGNGLLLKNFLNVLLLKAQHQLHESPLHSGASIPSSHHSTLLQFKKLLGEQFTQTRQVADYAQQLNIQPECLNEVTKDLAGITASELIRNKILNETRKLLFTTNLSFKEIALQLGFEDTAYFSRYFKKHTGQTMKEFRQHIQNLSK from the coding sequence ATGAATCAAGACATCATCAATAAATATTTAAATCCTGTAAAAAACACAGAACAACCATTTTTGCTGGTGAGTGAATTACAGCAATTGTGTTCTGCTGCACGAGATGCTAATAATACAGAGCATTCACATGATTTTTATACTATCTATTTATTGAAAGAAGGAGATGTGAATTATAGTACGGCTCATTTAAGCGAAAAAATTCCAACTCCCGGCCTACTGTTTATTGGTCCCGGCATTTTACACCGAATGGAGATTGCACCAACTTCTATGGGAAGCACTGTGATTTTTAACAATGCTTTTATCAATCTTGAACAAAGCACTTTTTTTAAAGATCTTCCTTTCTTTAGTGATGATCAGATTTATTCTCTGTTGCCATTAACTTCCAAATCAGCAGATGAATATGAGAATTTGATTCTGATGATGAAGAATGAATATAATGGTGAACTGAATGGCAACGGATTATTATTGAAGAATTTCTTAAATGTGTTATTATTGAAAGCACAACATCAGTTGCATGAATCGCCATTGCATTCCGGTGCTTCTATTCCATCTTCTCACCATTCAACATTATTACAGTTTAAGAAGTTATTAGGTGAACAATTTACTCAAACCCGCCAGGTAGCAGATTATGCACAGCAATTGAATATTCAACCCGAATGTCTGAACGAGGTTACAAAAGACCTGGCAGGAATAACAGCCAGTGAATTAATACGCAACAAAATACTTAACGAAACCCGCAAGCTATTATTTACTACCAATCTGAGTTTTAAAGAAATTGCATTACAACTGGGCTTTGAAGATACGGCCTATTTCAGCAGGTACTTTAAAAAGCATACAGGACAGACAATGAAGGAGTTTAGACAACACATTCAGAATTTGTCCAAATAA
- a CDS encoding DUF3820 family protein, with product MNPEILVKLTKMRMPYGKYQGRILCDLPEPYLVWYHQKGFPEGQLGMLLHTLYEIKLNGLEYLLKPLR from the coding sequence ATGAATCCTGAAATATTAGTTAAGCTTACTAAAATGAGAATGCCGTATGGTAAATACCAGGGGCGAATCTTATGTGATCTACCTGAACCTTATCTGGTTTGGTATCATCAAAAAGGATTTCCGGAAGGGCAATTGGGAATGTTACTTCATACCTTATATGAAATTAAACTTAATGGATTGGAGTACCTGTTAAAACCATTACGTTAG
- a CDS encoding beta-phosphoglucomutase family hydrolase encodes MKLNNSSLLGTVLDKTEIEALIFDMDGTLVDTLPVHYAAWLKACSEHHVHFSMEYFIKLTGRPALELSKDIIRDFNVPMEPMELWEKKEALVKGQFNKMEVFPAIAEVIKHFHKKVPMAVGTVATKAMATDILELTKIDHYFDYIVTSDDVKNYKPHPETFLKSADFFGVDPSKCLVFEDGQLGIDAAKEAGMMVIDVKPFYS; translated from the coding sequence ATGAAATTAAACAATAGTTCCTTACTTGGTACTGTTTTAGATAAAACTGAGATTGAAGCACTAATATTTGATATGGATGGTACATTGGTGGATACCTTGCCTGTTCATTATGCTGCATGGCTAAAGGCATGCAGCGAACACCATGTTCATTTCTCAATGGAATATTTCATTAAGCTAACCGGGAGACCTGCACTGGAACTTAGCAAAGATATTATTCGGGACTTTAATGTACCAATGGAACCAATGGAACTCTGGGAAAAGAAAGAAGCTCTGGTAAAAGGACAGTTCAATAAGATGGAAGTATTTCCAGCCATTGCAGAAGTGATCAAACATTTTCATAAAAAAGTACCAATGGCAGTTGGAACAGTCGCTACCAAAGCTATGGCAACAGACATTCTGGAACTAACCAAAATAGATCATTATTTCGATTACATAGTAACCTCTGATGATGTTAAGAATTACAAACCTCATCCAGAAACCTTTTTAAAGTCTGCTGATTTCTTTGGTGTTGATCCATCAAAATGTCTTGTTTTTGAAGATGGACAACTAGGTATTGATGCAGCCAAAGAAGCCGGAATGATGGTTATTGATGTAAAACCTTTTTATTCGTAA
- a CDS encoding AAA family ATPase, whose protein sequence is MNPLPEVIDTDNDEFQDAFKLIQYTSSSVYLTGKAGTGKSTFLRYICQHTHKKFVVVAPTGIAAINAGGVTIHSFFKVPFRPILPDDPDLSTAKGRIFDFLKYRKAHKQLIEELDLLIIDEVSMVRGDILDFIDRVLRVYTKNMNLPFGGKQLLMVGDAFQLEPVVKRDEWQILRRFYQTPYFFSARVFQKIPLIQIELKKVYRQKDDSFVNLLDRVRLKQAGRKDIDAINARCIPGFSTPIDEFFITLATRRDTVDYINDSKLEELEGKEKEFVGKISGEFPESALPTLKNLVMKENAQVMFVKNDMEKRWYNGSLGRIEEMNEDGIHVRLENDEICFVEKEVWRNIRYKYDEENNRIIEEELGSFTQYPLKLAWAITVHKSQGLTFDKVMLDFSGGAFAGGQLYVALSRCRSLNGIILKTNVSERDVIVKPEVVQFSRTANDKVLIEKEMNKAEARDLFVDAMRKFDQDKFTEAVQSFALANEKQEALSVESVQRLIGIKLSKISELKSKINDLEQEIKTRQENVEDFAHEYYLMANECVVKYKDRRAALGNLDKAIKLNPVYLDALIRRGQLRSEIGDLEGAEQDYCKAQSLKKRSYKVLFNRGVNRLLLKRYEAAYNDLLQCINIKKKSAEAYYYLSEACYKMGDDDKASEYRGIADYLGFEED, encoded by the coding sequence ATGAATCCCCTTCCGGAGGTAATAGATACCGATAATGATGAGTTTCAGGATGCATTTAAGCTGATTCAATATACCAGCTCATCTGTTTATCTGACGGGTAAAGCCGGTACAGGTAAATCAACGTTTTTAAGATACATCTGTCAGCATACGCATAAAAAGTTTGTGGTGGTAGCTCCTACAGGTATAGCTGCGATCAATGCAGGTGGAGTAACCATACATTCCTTTTTTAAAGTGCCTTTTCGGCCGATTCTTCCAGATGATCCGGATTTATCAACTGCCAAGGGACGAATCTTTGATTTTCTTAAATATAGGAAAGCTCATAAACAATTAATCGAAGAGTTAGACCTGCTTATTATTGATGAGGTATCGATGGTAAGGGGTGATATCTTAGATTTTATTGATCGTGTACTACGTGTTTATACTAAAAATATGAACCTGCCTTTTGGAGGTAAGCAATTACTTATGGTGGGGGATGCTTTTCAGTTGGAGCCTGTTGTAAAGCGAGATGAATGGCAAATTCTTCGTCGTTTCTATCAAACACCATATTTCTTTTCAGCCCGTGTTTTTCAGAAGATACCATTAATACAAATTGAACTCAAAAAAGTATATCGCCAGAAAGACGATAGTTTTGTAAATCTGTTGGATCGGGTACGTTTAAAACAAGCCGGACGAAAAGATATTGATGCTATTAATGCAAGATGTATACCTGGGTTTTCAACGCCAATTGATGAGTTTTTTATTACTCTGGCAACCCGTCGTGATACGGTTGATTATATCAATGATTCTAAATTGGAGGAGCTGGAAGGCAAGGAAAAAGAATTTGTAGGTAAAATATCAGGGGAATTCCCCGAATCTGCTTTGCCAACATTAAAGAACCTGGTGATGAAAGAAAATGCCCAGGTGATGTTTGTGAAAAATGATATGGAGAAACGCTGGTATAATGGCAGCCTGGGGCGTATTGAGGAGATGAATGAAGATGGAATTCATGTTAGGCTCGAGAACGATGAAATTTGTTTTGTTGAGAAAGAAGTCTGGCGAAATATACGATATAAATACGATGAAGAAAACAATCGGATCATCGAAGAAGAACTGGGATCATTTACGCAGTACCCTTTAAAATTAGCCTGGGCAATAACGGTTCATAAAAGTCAGGGTTTGACATTCGACAAGGTAATGCTTGATTTTTCGGGAGGCGCTTTTGCCGGAGGTCAGCTGTATGTAGCGCTCAGTCGTTGTCGTTCGTTGAATGGAATCATCCTTAAAACCAATGTAAGTGAGCGTGATGTAATTGTAAAGCCTGAAGTGGTTCAATTTTCCAGGACCGCCAATGATAAGGTGCTTATTGAGAAAGAGATGAATAAGGCTGAGGCGCGTGACTTATTTGTTGATGCGATGCGTAAGTTCGATCAGGATAAATTTACGGAGGCTGTTCAAAGTTTTGCATTGGCTAACGAGAAACAGGAGGCCTTGTCTGTTGAGTCAGTTCAGCGATTGATTGGTATCAAGCTTTCTAAAATAAGTGAGTTAAAGTCAAAAATAAATGACCTTGAACAGGAAATAAAGACACGACAGGAGAATGTTGAGGATTTTGCTCACGAGTATTATTTAATGGCCAACGAGTGTGTGGTTAAATACAAAGACAGAAGAGCCGCTTTGGGTAATCTGGATAAAGCCATTAAGCTTAATCCTGTCTATCTGGATGCTTTAATCCGACGCGGACAGCTACGCAGTGAAATTGGTGATCTGGAGGGAGCCGAACAGGATTATTGTAAAGCCCAGAGTCTCAAAAAAAGATCCTATAAAGTATTGTTCAATAGGGGAGTTAATCGTTTATTGTTGAAAAGATACGAAGCTGCATACAATGATCTTCTGCAATGCATCAACATTAAAAAGAAAAGTGCTGAAGCGTATTATTATTTGAGTGAGGCCTGTTATAAAATGGGTGATGATGATAAAGCTTCTGAATATAGAGGTATAGCAGATTATTTAGGATTTGAAGAAGACTGA